GTGAAAGAAGGAAAAATCACGGATAAGCTACCACCAGTTCTGCCTTTAGTGCTATATAATGGAGAGAAAGAGTGGAAGGCAGGCGTCTCAATGGCAGATTTGCTACACCCAGACTGTCCCGATACCTTGAAGCCGTACCAGCCTGAGATCCAGTTTTTCCTTCTTGATGAAAAACGTGTACCCGTGAGCGATGACGACATCAGCTCGGATAATCTTGTGGCCCCGATATTTGCCTTGGAGCAGGCGGACCATAAGAATCTGTACACGACGTTTTTGCTGTTGAAACGTGTTTTGGAAAGTTCTCCAGAATTCGCAGATATAGCTCAAGCATTTATCGCGTATGTAACAGCCGTGACTCGGGCGGAGGAAAGAGATCCTTCGATTAAAGTGAAAAGTTTGGATGAGGTTGAAATCATGCTTTCTAAAAAAATTGATAATTGGATTGCAGAGGGTGAAGCTAAGGGCAAGAAAGAGGGCAAGAAAGAGGGCAAGATAGAGGGCAAGATAGAGGGTAAGATAGAGGGCAGAAAAGAGGCCCAACTAGCGATAGCACTGGCACTTCTTCAGAAAGGTCTCGATAAGGCCATGATTGCTGAGGCAACCGAACTATCGCTGGAGGAAATTG
This is a stretch of genomic DNA from Pseudobacteriovorax antillogorgiicola. It encodes these proteins:
- a CDS encoding Rpn family recombination-promoting nuclease/putative transposase; this encodes VKEGKITDKLPPVLPLVLYNGEKEWKAGVSMADLLHPDCPDTLKPYQPEIQFFLLDEKRVPVSDDDISSDNLVAPIFALEQADHKNLYTTFLLLKRVLESSPEFADIAQAFIAYVTAVTRAEERDPSIKVKSLDEVEIMLSKKIDNWIAEGEAKGKKEGKKEGKIEGKIEGKIEGRKEAQLAIALALLQKGLDKAMIAEATELSLEEIEDLAKNV